From the Companilactobacillus ginsenosidimutans genome, the window TCGCAAGTTTAAAAAATCCTCAAACCTCAAGAACCGTTTCTCCATCACTTCGTCTGCGACTAATCGATAGCTATCATCAAAGTTGAAATCTTCGACAATATTGATTCCTGATTGTTTGAGAATTTGAATGTAACTTCGAACTTCCGCAGGGGATGCATCTAAATAGACACATAAATCCTCGTTGGTTAATTCATCGTTTCTAAGTAACTCGAATACGGTAGCAAAGATTTGGTCTTGATCCATGAATTAACCCTCACTTTTTAAAGTATTTCTACTTTATCAATATACTTCTCATTGTTATTAAATTGAAGTAATACCTTCTCACAGAGGTCTTGATTTTGGAATAATATTTTATCAAAATTTTTATTGGAAATGTAATGCGAAACTAGATGTGAGAAATACACGAAATGCAGCATATTCTCATACTCAACTACATCCTTAATATGTAAAACTTTTTGCACGAAGGTATTTACCACTTTGTCCCCAGTTTTGACGTATGCAGGTATCTTGGTGAAGTGAATTCCTACTCCTTTGTGCTTATCTGCCCACTTCTTGTTTGCTTTATTCAAGACGGTGAATACTGTTACGTCATCTGGCACGATCGGTACGTCTGATAAATCCATACTAATTATGGCTTTCATCACTTTCTCCCTCAATTCTATTTAATTTTTTGACAAATAATTTCAAATTGTATTGTTATTGCGTATTTGAATTTATTTATTTATTTATTTTAAGCTAAATTTTTTCAAATGTACAACACTATAAACATTACTCCGACGACAAATTAAGCGTTTCCATAATGTTTATTGGGTATAACTAATAAATTAGTCTACCCTAAATTTGTTATTTACCTCTTCTAATAGATGGACTAGAATGTAGTGGACAAGTGAAAGGGGAACTATATTTATGTCAGATAATAAAAAATCTAAGGGGCTGTTAACCTACGCTAACGGACCTTCCTTGGAAGAAATCAACGGTACAGTTAAGGTACCAAAGGGCAAGGGATTCTTGAGAACGCTGTTAGCATACTCAGGTCCCGGTGCTCTGGTCGCAGTTGGATACATGGATCCAGGTAACTGGTCAACATCTATCACTGGTGGTCAAAATTTCCAATACATGTTAATGTCGATAATCCTGATTTCTAGTTTGGTCGCCATGCTTCTACAATACATGGCAGCCAAACTAGGGATTGTGACTCAAATGGATTTGGCGCAAGCAATTCGTGCCAGAACAAGTAAGTCACTAGGGATTGTTCTATGGATCCTAACCGAGTTAGCCATTATGGCGACAGATATCGCCGAAGTAATTGGTGCAGCCATTGCGTTGTACCTACTGTTCCACATTCCATTAGTAGTAGCCGTATTCATCACCGTATTCGATGTTCTACTATTATTACTTTTAACAAAAATTGGTTTTAGAAAAATTGAAGCAATCGTTGTTGCTTTGATTCTCGTTATTATTTTCGTTTTCGGTTATCAAGTAGCTCTTTCAGATCCTAACTGGGGAGCAATTATCAAAGGTTTAGTACCATCAGCTGAAGCATTCTCTGAGGGACATGCCGTTGGTGGTATGACACCATTAGCTGGTACATTAGGTATCATTGGTGCTACAGTTATGCCTCACAACTTGTACTTACATTCAGCTATCTCACAAACACGTGAGATTAACCACAAGGATGAAGATGAAGTTGCACGTTCAGTTAAATTTACAGCTTGGGATTCAAATATCCAATTAACAGCTGCCTTTTTCGTAAATGCCCTATTACTAATCATGGGTGTTGCAGTATTCAAGAATGGTGCCGTTTCTGATCCATCATTCTTCGGTCTATACGATGCGCTTAAAGATACATCAACATTAAGTAACCCATTATTAATCAGTGTTGCCAAATCAGGTGCACTTGCTACATTATTCGCCGTTGCCCTATTGGCATCCGGTCAAAACTCAACTATTACAGGTACTTTAACTGGTCAAGTAATCATGGAAGGTTTCGTTCACTTAAGAATGCCAATCTGGTTACGTCGTTTGATCACACGTTTACTATCAGTTGTTCCAGTATTAATCTGTGTTCTATTAACAAGTGGGAAAACTGCTGTTGAAGAACATCAAGCCTTGAATACATTGATGAACAACTCACAAGTATTCCTAGCTTTCGCCCTACCATTTTCAATGTTGCCATTACTACTTATGACTGACAGTCGTGTAGAAATGGGAGAACGCTTTAAAAATGCCATGTGGGTGAAAATTTTCGGTTGGTTCTCAGTAATCGCCTTAACTGTCTTAAACATGAAAGGTTTGCCAGCTCAAATTGAAGCATTTTTCGGTGAACACCCAACAGCCCTACAACTTCACATTGCTGACAGTATTGCCTACGTATTAATCGCTGGTGTGCTAGCATTATTAGTATGGACGATTGTAGAATTACGTCGAGGAAACAAACGTTTCGCAAGAAAAGTTGCTTTAGAAACAAAATAAATTTTTCTGGGGGAAAAGTATGAGTGATAATATTTTCAAACGAATTTTAGTCGGTGTAGACGACTCCGAAGATTCATTGTTAGCACTCAAATACGCCATCCACACTGCAAAAGAAGACGATTCCGAGTTATTCATCGCCTCCGTTTTGGAAAGCAATGAGATGAATGTATTTGAAGTCTTAAGTAAAGACTTTGTCCACGGAGAACGTGCTGATCTAGAAAAGCATATTCTCGATTACAAAAAGTTAGCCGAAGCTGCCGGCGTTAAAAACGTCACAGCTGTAGTTGACGAAGGACAACCTGGCGAGACAATCATCAAAACTATTATTCCAGCAGTCAAACCTGACTTACTAGTAATCGGTTCTGAAGCTCGCAAAGGTGTCAAAAAGCATTTCGGTTCACAAGCAGCCTATATGGCAAAATACGCTGACATATCAGTAATGATATTCAGATAATAAGCACGAAAAAGACAGCCTAACGGCTGCCTTTTTCTGTAATTAAGGGGATTATCAATTTGGAAAAGCTATACACTTTTTGGAAAAAAACAATTGTACTACTTTGCATCATTGCGGTTAGTGCATTCATCTGGTTTGCAATGCATCAATTGGTTGTCATCACCCGTGACGCGCCAGAAACAATGAACATGCTCCGTGCATTTAATGGCTGGGGATTAGGCGTTATCCTGTCCCTATTGGTAGTAATTGTAGTATTCTTCTACAAACCCAAAGAAGCGTTTGCTCTACCAAGAGTAGTCGCCCTAACACTCCTACCAATAACCGATTTTATTTCCATCGTAACCGCAACCCACCATGCTAAATATATTCTTGTGATCGATTATATATTTGCGGTTGTTTATACCCTAGCCGCAGCAGTAGTTGTAGTGTTGGGAGCAATTACATTATACAAAAAATTAGTCAAAGATAACGATGAAGATATAGCCTAATAAGTAAGCAAAAGCGCGCTGAGAAGTTTTCAGCACGCTTTTTTAGATTCCTAATATTTTCTTTTTCTTACTATCAAAATCATCTTGAGTTATGACGCCCTCATCTAGAAGCTTCTTGAGCTCTCTTAGTTGATCAAATGATTCCTTATCACTTGTATCGTTTTCAACTTTAGATTCGTTTTCAGGCTGTGGTTGCTGTCTTGAGTCTGGTGCAGCGACAACCTGAACTGGAGTTGCATTTTGGTTGATAATAAATCTCAAATGTCCTTCCAATTGAGACGCAGAACTAGAGGCAGTTCGATAACTCCAACTATCTTCCTTAGTTTCAAATTGAACATATTTCTGTTCAAATTCAGGACCATTCTTGAAATACACCGACACAGACATCTTTTTAACAGCACGATAATCTTTTCCACCAGTCATAGCACCAACCACCGCACCAGCACCTCCAAATAACGCTCCACCAACAGCGCCACGAGTAATTCGATGATGCTTACTAACATTTTTGTAGACAGTATTCCGATGGAAACTAACAAGGTCTGAATAATCATAAATCATGTATGGTTATCCAAATGACTTCTTAATCATAACTTTCTTATCCTGATCATCAAATACCAAGCTACCAAGTGTCGTAGCTTGATGTGAATTCATCAGAGCAAGCTTTTCTTTATAAACATCGGCATACTCCTGCTTTGGAGTTTTAGCAGGTTTGGGTTTAACTGAACGTTTCTCAGCTCTACTATTAGGCTGGTTAATATTCTGAGCAGAGTTTTTGTTCAAATCCCTAGTTGAAGTATCCTGACGTGACTTTTCAGGATCGATTTTTATTTCTTTAGGTGGTTCTACTCCGTTGATTACTGCTGAAATTTCTGCACTAGTCATGATTGCTGCATCTGATGCAGACAAACCGGCTTTTTCAATACAATCAGCACAAACACGCCCATCACGCACGAGGATTCCCGGTGAAATGAACGATAGATTCTTTTTACAAATTAAACATTGTCTTGCCATGATTGTTACCTCTAAAAATTACTCCATTTCCAAGCATTCAAAATATTTTCACTATTATTTGTCAAAAAAAACATCCCCCAATTAGGAGGACGCTTTCTTGGTCGCATTGACTGTAAACAGTTAGCAACTATTTCATTCACCTAAAGACTACCATCTAAGCTGATTGTGTTCAACAATATATATTTGGAAAACAATTACTATTACTTGCTCTGGCACTTTTAACTATATTGATAATTTATGTGCTTTGTAATTCACGTTCCAACACCTACTACAATTATCACATGGATATTATCAATAACCTACTGATTAAGCTTGGAAACAGATGACTCAGCTAAAAAAGGATGCTGTCTAGCATCCCCTCAATTTCATTTTTAAATTTACAGACAAATAAAAGCAATATTAATTAACGAAAACTGTATTCTTAGCTTTCCAGTCTTCAATTCTGAGATTGACCCAGAACAAGTAAATTCCTAAAGTAATGATTGATAGAAGTAACCATTTGATCCAATTTCCAAAAAGTCCAACTGCACTTCCTGTGAATTGCATTCTCTTACCTTCAATTACAGTGTGATTAATTTTCCATCCGTAGGCAATACAAACTGCCCAAGGATATAGAATTCCAAATGAACACACAGTTATCAATATTCCAATAATCGTGTTCAAAATATAGCTTAAGAGTCCCCCATCAAAAAACGAATTCCTTCCATGCTTCATTTCGCCACTAGCAGCATTTCTTCCTTGTGTAGCGACATCCATGTTTCCATCAAATTGTTGATCCATTATTTCCCCCGTGTAACAGATTTTTTAACTGGATAGAACGAATTTATATTTTGAGAATCACCCCCTAAAAATTAATATCCATGATGTCCAATTAATTCTTCTTGAACTTCCGTACTGGTTTCTTCCAACATTCGTAGAAGTGGCTTGCGAACATCTTTATTCTTCAATAAATCAGGAATCTTCATGCGACGTTCATCCTTAGGTATGGAAAAGTTTGATAGAAAAACATCAATTGTAGTGTCACCAGAATGAGTTAGATTGTTAATCGAGAAATGTCCTTCAGCATATTTTTCAGCCAATTTACGATTCAAAATTTCCTCAAATAAGCTTGGTTTTCCGGTAATATAACGTTGATTATCCATCCCCAATTTTTCAGAAATCAACATAATATCTTTAGCTGACAAATAACCATGCGTGTACAACTTAACCAATATTTGAGTGTGTTCAGGAATTTCGTCTTCCTTAAGGCAATTCAAAAATTCCACACGTTTGTACTTATAGGCCGCCCAAACCAGCGTGTCAGAAGATTTACGAATAAAACCTTCATGTTCAATTTGTTGGTGCATCTTGCAGATCAAATTAACTGCAGGTTCCACCTTACTACCCATATAAATGCGACGTTCAAGTGCATACAATAGTAGAAAGGCAAAGCCAATGTCGTCTTTACGCTCAATATCTTCTAACCATTTCAAGAATGAATACTTCTGACCAGGTCCAAGGTTATGAAAAGTAGGATAACTCCCCACCACATCAATATTTTCACGATAAATCTGATCATGAGTTAAAATTTCTGAAGGCTCTGAGATTGAATTAGCTTCAAAGTCTTCAGTATTTTTGCGACGTCCATCACCAAACCACAACAAATCCAAAATTTCCGTTGAAATATCAAAGTGGTGTGAACCAACTCTAATTCGTTTTACATAGTGATTAGCATGTTGATGTGCTAAATCACGTGACAATAAATCTCTCCCAAAAATCGTTGCCAAAAAGCTCATATATTTTCTCCCTGTACGTGTGTAATGTAAGCATGTTTTCCCAATCAATACTTACTTATCTAAGTTAAAATTTAGCATATATCTAGACCAATTTGGTAACGAATAATTTCTATAATTCATGAAAAAAACGTTGTTCAAAACTCATCTGTATCAATGGTTTTGTACAACGTTTTAATTGTAATTAATATTGAATTATTTGGAATGGTGCTTTCTTACTATTGAGTAATTTGACCCTTCCATACTGAATCATTGAATGTGACAGTTACATTATCACCAGTATGCTTGAGTCCAATACCAATTCTAAGATCAGCATTCTGACCCTGGGATAGTGTATCGGGGATACCGTTGTCACGATTACTAGAAGCTGTTCCAATTGTTCCATTAGAATCTGCAACAGATAGTTCAGACCCATCAAAATCATCCATGGTGATATCTCCCTTTATTGCCGATACATGGTAATTAACTATTACATACTGTTGCATGCCTTCATAATTATGTGATATATCTGTAACCGAAACATCATCAGGAGATACTCTCTGGACAGAATTTACAGTAATATCAGCAACCATATCGTCATTTCCCACAATTGCTGCTATTCCAAATGCCATTTCCGACTTGGAAGAATCATCCTCCGCTTCATCGTCATCTGGTTCAGAATTCTTATCTTCAGAATGTGTGACCTTATTTATAATTTCCACTGTACCCTTTTTTACAGAAAAAGTTTTTGACTTACTGTATCGACCATCAGAAACAGTTATCTTGTATTTCCCAGGATAATGGACAACTAAAACAACTTTACCCGTATCCGCCTTATCTTTGACTTCAACTTTTTTCGTTTTCACATTCATTACTTTATATGAATTATTTTTGTTAGTATCAAATGTAACTTTTACACCTGATCCGTCTTTAAGAGTATCATGGGCATTATGAACTTCTAAATACATTGAATTTTTTTCAACTAAATTTGAAATTCCTCGATATAGTATGAATAATACGAATATTGCTATTAAATATACCCACCATCTTTTATATAATGGCTTATTTGTCTTGCTATGATATTTTGATGTCCTTGTTTCCAATTAATTTTCTCCCCACCAAATAAAAGAGAGCAGCTAGTAACAGCTAGTTGCCCTCTTTTATTTCTAACTTCACATTACTTGTATTTCATTCAATAGTTATAAGTATTTCTATCAATAAATATACTACACTACTTTTATAGTTAATCTAACTTGAAACTGACACAATTCTACATATTGCTGAACAATGATTTTTCTATGAATAAATTTGCGGACGGTTTAGAACTAATTCCACAAAGGTTATAATGAAACATGAATAACAAAAAGGAGTGCTTCTGAAAATGACAAAAAGAATTAAGGGCTCATGTACTACTATTTTAGTTGGTAAGAAGGCCTCTATTGATGGCTCTACTATCATTTCTCGTAACGATGATGGTCATGAAGCTTTGGATCCAGAGCGTTTTGTAGTTGTTAATCCTGAGGATCAACCAAAACACTACCAATCAGTTATTAGCAAAGTTAAGGTTGAGCTTCCTGACAACCCACTTCGCTACACATCAATTCCTAACTCAATTTTGACGAACGGAATTTGGCCAGCTGCCGGTATTAATAGTGAAAACATTGCTATGTCCGCAACTGAAACTATCACAACAAACTCACGTATTCTCGGACTTGACCCATACGTTGAAGGCGGTATCGGTGAGGAGGACCTTGTTACACTAGTCTTGCCTTACATCCACAGCGCCAAGGAAGGTGTCGAACGTCTCGGCTCACTTCTTGAAGAATATGGAACTTATGAACCAAATGGAATCGCATTTTCCGATAACGACAGTGTT encodes:
- a CDS encoding Nramp family divalent metal transporter, producing MSDNKKSKGLLTYANGPSLEEINGTVKVPKGKGFLRTLLAYSGPGALVAVGYMDPGNWSTSITGGQNFQYMLMSIILISSLVAMLLQYMAAKLGIVTQMDLAQAIRARTSKSLGIVLWILTELAIMATDIAEVIGAAIALYLLFHIPLVVAVFITVFDVLLLLLLTKIGFRKIEAIVVALILVIIFVFGYQVALSDPNWGAIIKGLVPSAEAFSEGHAVGGMTPLAGTLGIIGATVMPHNLYLHSAISQTREINHKDEDEVARSVKFTAWDSNIQLTAAFFVNALLLIMGVAVFKNGAVSDPSFFGLYDALKDTSTLSNPLLISVAKSGALATLFAVALLASGQNSTITGTLTGQVIMEGFVHLRMPIWLRRLITRLLSVVPVLICVLLTSGKTAVEEHQALNTLMNNSQVFLAFALPFSMLPLLLMTDSRVEMGERFKNAMWVKIFGWFSVIALTVLNMKGLPAQIEAFFGEHPTALQLHIADSIAYVLIAGVLALLVWTIVELRRGNKRFARKVALETK
- a CDS encoding universal stress protein, which translates into the protein MSDNIFKRILVGVDDSEDSLLALKYAIHTAKEDDSELFIASVLESNEMNVFEVLSKDFVHGERADLEKHILDYKKLAEAAGVKNVTAVVDEGQPGETIIKTIIPAVKPDLLVIGSEARKGVKKHFGSQAAYMAKYADISVMIFR
- a CDS encoding SHOCT domain-containing protein, which translates into the protein MIYDYSDLVSFHRNTVYKNVSKHHRITRGAVGGALFGGAGAVVGAMTGGKDYRAVKKMSVSVYFKNGPEFEQKYVQFETKEDSWSYRTASSSASQLEGHLRFIINQNATPVQVVAAPDSRQQPQPENESKVENDTSDKESFDQLRELKKLLDEGVITQDDFDSKKKKILGI
- a CDS encoding DUF898 family protein yields the protein MDVATQGRNAASGEMKHGRNSFFDGGLLSYILNTIIGILITVCSFGILYPWAVCIAYGWKINHTVIEGKRMQFTGSAVGLFGNWIKWLLLSIITLGIYLFWVNLRIEDWKAKNTVFVN
- a CDS encoding TerB N-terminal domain-containing protein; its protein translation is MSFLATIFGRDLLSRDLAHQHANHYVKRIRVGSHHFDISTEILDLLWFGDGRRKNTEDFEANSISEPSEILTHDQIYRENIDVVGSYPTFHNLGPGQKYSFLKWLEDIERKDDIGFAFLLLYALERRIYMGSKVEPAVNLICKMHQQIEHEGFIRKSSDTLVWAAYKYKRVEFLNCLKEDEIPEHTQILVKLYTHGYLSAKDIMLISEKLGMDNQRYITGKPSLFEEILNRKLAEKYAEGHFSINNLTHSGDTTIDVFLSNFSIPKDERRMKIPDLLKNKDVRKPLLRMLEETSTEVQEELIGHHGY